The Coraliomargarita sinensis genomic sequence TATCGGCAGTCTGCTTTCCAGTTTCCTCTTCGCCCGCAAGTTGCTTCGCGATGAAGCCCCGGAGCTGGTCCTGCTTTTTGGAGGCTATCTTTCCCTCGGTCTCGGTTTGGCGGCCCGTTTGTCCGGGGTGCCGGTAGCGATGCACGAGGCCAACTGCGTGCCCGGTCGTTCGACCCGCCTGCTGAAGCACGTGGCCAGTCGTGTGTATTTGCCCGACGGCGTGCGTCTGCGTGGGGTGCCCCCGGGGATTGTTCGATACTACGGCTATCCGGTGCGTGATGAGATCAAACACATCCTCAAGGCGGATGCCGCGCGGAAGCTCAAAATCAAAGTCGCGAGTAAGTTGCTCGTGATTATCGGTGGCAGCCAGGGCGCGAAATCGCTCAATGACTGGGTGACGCAGAATTTTGCCCAGCTCGCGCGGAAGGGGATTTCCGTTTATTGCGTCACCGGTCTGGGGAACAGTTCTTCCGGCACGATCCACGAGATCGGTCACGACGGCTCGGAGGTGACTGCCACCATGGTGCCGTTTTCCGATCAAATGGGGGATGTGATCTCCGCAGCCGACCTGGTGATTTCACGTGCCGGGGCCGGTTCGATTGCCGAGATCATTCGCTGCCGCGCGCCGGCGATTCTGATTCCTTATCCCTATGCGGCCGATGACCATCAACATGCCAACGCCAGGATGCACGAACAGCATGGTGCCGGTATGGTGCTGGATCATGACCGCCTGGATACCCTGGCCGATGAAGTCAACGAGCTGATTTTCAACGACGCTTTGCTGGCCAAATTCAAGCTGAACATGGAACGCCTCGACCGGTTCAACTCCAGTGAGCGAATCGCCTCCGACCTGGAGTCGCTTTGTGAAGACTATGTCCTGGCAAGGACGCAACCCGAACCGGAGGACAAGGTATGAGCGCAGCGGGTGAGCCACGTTATCTCTTTCTCGGTGTCGGGGGCATGGGTATGGCTCCGCTTGCCTGCTGGATGTCGAGCGCGGGATATTCCATCACCGGGCACGATGCCTGTTTGCAGGAGGAGGTGCGCCAGCATCTTGAGGCCAGCGGCGTGACCCTGCGCGACTTCGTCTTTCCGGAGCAACTGGGGGAGTTTACGACCGTCGTCTATTCCAGTGCGGTGCGTGCCGGTCACCCCGTGCTCGATGCGGCCCGGTCACTTGGTCTGGATTGCCTTCGCCGCGGCGAGATGCTGGCCCGAATGGCCGAAGGTTTGAGGTTGGTCGCCGTCATCGGCAGCCACGGTAAGACCACCACGACCGGCATGATTGCCTATGCGCTGCAGCGGCAGGGGATCGAGGCGAATTACATTCTCGGTGGTTTGTTTGCCGATACCTCCCTGGCTCCGAGTCGATATTCGAAGAGCCCCTGGTTGGTGGCGGAGATCGATGAGAGTGATGGCACGATCGAAAACTTTTCTCCGGAACACACGCTGGTGTTGAACCTCGATTGGGACCATGCCGATTATTACGGCAAGGCGGCCCAACTGGAGACGGCCTTTACCGATCTGAGCCTGAGGACACGGCAGACGGTTCTGCTTCCGGATGGCATGGACTTGAAGGGCTTGGATGAAGCCAAGGTCGTCCGCTATGCCTCCAGCCCGGAGCAGGACTTCAATACCAATAATGCCCGTGCCGCTTTCGCCGCACTGGCCTGCGTGTCCAACAATTTACCGGAAGACGTGCTGGAAGACTTTCCGGGCATCGCGCGTCGTCAGGAACTATTGCTCGATCGGGAGGGCCTCACCGTGATCGAAGATTACGCCCACCACCCGACGGAGATTGGCGCGTTGATGCAAAACCTCCGCGAACGGGCGAGCTCGCGCCAGTTGCTGGTGGTCTTTCAACCCCATCGTTTCAGCCGCACCCGCCAGTTCAAAGAAGGCTTTGCCGCCACGCTCTCCGAGGCGGATGCCTGCTACCTCCTGCCGGTTTATGCCGCGCATGAGCCACTGGTCGAGGGCGGGGAATTGGCGGACATGGTGGATGTTTTTAAAGATTCGGAGCCGGTCGTCCTAGAGTCGGGGCTGGCCGGGCTGAAACAGGTCAACCAGGCGGCGATGTCCCGGCCGGCGTTACTGGCCTTCATCGGCGCGGGTGATATCGAGGACTTTGCGGCGGCCAGTGTGGCCTTGCTGCGTGAACCGGACTCGGTCGATGGGGCCTGCCTGGGGTTCCTGGAGGAGCGCCTCTCGCCCGAGGCGAAGATCAAGCTCAATGAGCCGCTGGCCAACAAGACCACCATGCGGATCGGCGGACCGGCCCGGATCTATGCCGAGCCGGCGAGCTTCGCGGATCTCCAGCAACTGCTCAAGGCGGCCCAGCTCTTTGCCTTGGATTATTTTTGCATCGGCCGGGGCTCCAATTTGCTGGTGGCGGATGAAGGCTTCGATGGCCTGGTCATTCGTTTCTCCGCGCCAGCATGGCGCAGGGTGGAAACCCTGGGGGCAGGCCGGATCTGGGCGGCCGCCGGCGGACGTTTGAAAGAAATTTGCGGCTTTGCCGCCAAGGCGGGCCTGGCCGGATTTGAATTTCTGGAAGGGATTCCCGGTGCCGTGGGCGGGGCGCTTCGAATGAACGCCGGCGCCATGGGGAGCTGGATGTTCGATGTGGTCGAGCGGGTTCAGTTTATCGATGCGAACGGTCATTATCAGGACTGGCCCAGGGAAAAGTTTCACTTCGGCTACCGCCGGGTCGAAGAAATCAGCCGGGGAATTGCTCTGGGCGCGGTGTTGAAGAGCCCGGAGAGTGAAGAAGAATCCTCCATTCGCAGCCGGATCGACAGCTACTCGACCACCCGCAAGGAAAGCCAGCCGCGTGGGCCCAGTGCCGGCTGTATCTTTAAAAATCCGGAAGGCAGCTATGCGGGTAAACTGATCGATGAGCACGGGCTCAAGGGCATGCGCGTGGGCGCTGCCGAAGTGTCGGCGGTGCACGGCAACTTTATCGTCAATCAGGGCGGGGCCACCGCCGGCGATGTCATTGAACTGGTCCGGCGAATTCGGGCCAAGGTGAAGGCCGAATCCGGCTACGACCTGGAACCGGAGGTG encodes the following:
- the murB gene encoding UDP-N-acetylmuramate dehydrogenase, whose product is MSAAGEPRYLFLGVGGMGMAPLACWMSSAGYSITGHDACLQEEVRQHLEASGVTLRDFVFPEQLGEFTTVVYSSAVRAGHPVLDAARSLGLDCLRRGEMLARMAEGLRLVAVIGSHGKTTTTGMIAYALQRQGIEANYILGGLFADTSLAPSRYSKSPWLVAEIDESDGTIENFSPEHTLVLNLDWDHADYYGKAAQLETAFTDLSLRTRQTVLLPDGMDLKGLDEAKVVRYASSPEQDFNTNNARAAFAALACVSNNLPEDVLEDFPGIARRQELLLDREGLTVIEDYAHHPTEIGALMQNLRERASSRQLLVVFQPHRFSRTRQFKEGFAATLSEADACYLLPVYAAHEPLVEGGELADMVDVFKDSEPVVLESGLAGLKQVNQAAMSRPALLAFIGAGDIEDFAAASVALLREPDSVDGACLGFLEERLSPEAKIKLNEPLANKTTMRIGGPARIYAEPASFADLQQLLKAAQLFALDYFCIGRGSNLLVADEGFDGLVIRFSAPAWRRVETLGAGRIWAAAGGRLKEICGFAAKAGLAGFEFLEGIPGAVGGALRMNAGAMGSWMFDVVERVQFIDANGHYQDWPREKFHFGYRRVEEISRGIALGAVLKSPESEEESSIRSRIDSYSTTRKESQPRGPSAGCIFKNPEGSYAGKLIDEHGLKGMRVGAAEVSAVHGNFIVNQGGATAGDVIELVRRIRAKVKAESGYDLEPEVLLVGRSWPEVLKEGADV
- a CDS encoding UDP-N-acetylglucosamine--N-acetylmuramyl-(pentapeptide) pyrophosphoryl-undecaprenol N-acetylglucosamine transferase, with translation MNKILIACGGTGGHLSPGIAVAEVLQARKHDCLLLISEKQVDSRLVEKYGHLNFLTAPGRAFTGGLLQRVKFIGSLLSSFLFARKLLRDEAPELVLLFGGYLSLGLGLAARLSGVPVAMHEANCVPGRSTRLLKHVASRVYLPDGVRLRGVPPGIVRYYGYPVRDEIKHILKADAARKLKIKVASKLLVIIGGSQGAKSLNDWVTQNFAQLARKGISVYCVTGLGNSSSGTIHEIGHDGSEVTATMVPFSDQMGDVISAADLVISRAGAGSIAEIIRCRAPAILIPYPYAADDHQHANARMHEQHGAGMVLDHDRLDTLADEVNELIFNDALLAKFKLNMERLDRFNSSERIASDLESLCEDYVLARTQPEPEDKV